In one window of Qipengyuania profundimaris DNA:
- a CDS encoding phosphoribosylglycinamide synthetase has protein sequence MTKPISPLRIPEEAKDRIRTLFMAKHALFGGGMHPEDGNHAIYHHEVRTTLEGLGLNLEFANHYEVLFEKPDVDFVFPLLNRGGFVNSEMLIPILCNKHAIPYLGAMPFLRGLGDDKSVSKLVCEHAGVPTAPWFCYRRGAPIREDDLPVKDAGRWVIKPNASSASWGITDASNWVEVANAVWHIHTEGHDAIVEPYLNGYDVQCAFITIEDEPIALPMLWYEREDTQRLWTYYEKRDLVENKEKAALKRFDDSDLAPKIEAMARKVAQEFVPFDYGRIEFRLDLETGDINFIEINLNCNLWSEKVMAKAAAKAGFSHADLLETLLAESWRRNGLIAAG, from the coding sequence AGGACCGTATCCGCACGCTGTTCATGGCCAAGCACGCCCTGTTCGGCGGCGGAATGCACCCTGAAGACGGTAATCACGCCATCTATCATCACGAGGTCCGCACCACCCTGGAAGGGCTGGGGCTCAATCTCGAATTCGCCAATCACTACGAAGTGCTGTTCGAGAAGCCCGACGTGGACTTCGTGTTTCCGCTGCTTAACCGGGGCGGCTTCGTGAACAGCGAGATGCTGATTCCGATCCTGTGCAACAAGCACGCCATCCCCTATCTCGGCGCAATGCCCTTTCTGCGCGGACTGGGCGACGACAAATCGGTGTCGAAGCTCGTCTGCGAACACGCCGGCGTGCCGACCGCGCCCTGGTTCTGTTACCGCCGCGGCGCTCCCATCCGCGAGGACGACCTTCCCGTGAAGGACGCCGGCCGCTGGGTAATCAAGCCAAACGCCTCCTCCGCCAGCTGGGGCATCACCGACGCGAGCAACTGGGTCGAGGTTGCCAACGCGGTCTGGCACATCCATACCGAAGGCCACGATGCGATCGTCGAGCCGTATCTCAACGGCTACGACGTCCAATGCGCGTTCATCACTATCGAGGACGAGCCGATCGCCCTCCCCATGCTGTGGTACGAGCGCGAGGATACGCAGCGCCTGTGGACCTACTACGAAAAGCGCGACCTGGTCGAAAACAAGGAAAAGGCGGCGCTCAAGCGTTTCGACGATTCCGACCTTGCGCCGAAGATCGAGGCCATGGCGCGCAAGGTCGCGCAGGAATTCGTGCCCTTCGATTACGGGCGGATCGAGTTCCGGCTCGATCTCGAAACCGGCGACATCAACTTCATCGAGATCAATCTCAACTGCAATTTGTGGTCGGAGAAGGTCATGGCCAAGGCTGCGGCGAAAGCCGGGTTCAGCCATGCCGATCTGCTCGAAACACTGCTTGCCGAATCGTGGCGGAGGAACGGACTCATCGCTGCCGGCTGA
- a CDS encoding M10 family metallopeptidase C-terminal domain-containing protein — MPRHNVLSEGTDYLYTHTCTDACDHGSELRDQITLDTVLDYDTGALAEDFNLDNFGGFGFGYRGKLIADLDQVVDQIFSGNSHNITGSNRITYTFLQGDNLVGLYNNPQYGFGANNGAAPFTAAQQDAARASIALWDDLISPEFVESNGRGADIQFANSWDPAQAYAYYPEYGFTNARGYNFFGDVFVADPRSYFDADGTLLHEGNYSNGDLSFGGYGATTLTHEIGHAIGLSHPGAYNGAGATTYLDQAEYAQDSEQYSIMSYWGASETGARIVNWGTFFFSNPQTPLLHDVYTIQQVYGADPTTRADDTTYGFNSTADRAVFDFTQNEHPYLTIYDAGGIDTIDLSGFEASVLIDLRDGQFSSAGQGNITTADQAEALQSLNDAIEVAYGLVDYYAPADQATIDSVTSRYMGLNARDIAADTGHAGVEAMQYQNISIAYGTEIENAVGTDYRDVIITNEQDNVLTGNGGADVFVFASDERLFDDSFTNGGTDIITDFEEGVDTVDLSGLGITEASTLTAIDNRLEIDIDSDGVIDQTIIFENLDAIPVGDILFG, encoded by the coding sequence ATGCCGCGCCATAACGTGCTGTCCGAGGGGACAGACTATCTCTACACGCACACCTGCACAGACGCTTGCGATCACGGCAGCGAACTGCGTGATCAGATCACGCTCGACACCGTGCTCGATTACGATACCGGCGCGCTGGCCGAGGACTTCAACCTCGACAACTTCGGCGGCTTCGGTTTCGGATACCGCGGCAAGCTGATCGCCGACCTCGATCAGGTCGTCGACCAGATCTTCTCCGGCAATTCGCACAACATCACCGGCAGCAACCGGATCACCTACACCTTCCTGCAGGGCGACAACCTCGTCGGCCTGTACAACAACCCGCAGTACGGCTTTGGTGCCAATAACGGAGCCGCTCCCTTCACCGCTGCCCAGCAGGACGCCGCACGTGCGTCGATCGCCCTGTGGGACGATCTGATTTCGCCCGAATTCGTGGAGAGCAACGGTCGCGGCGCCGACATCCAGTTCGCGAACAGCTGGGACCCGGCGCAGGCTTATGCCTACTATCCGGAATACGGCTTCACGAACGCTCGCGGCTACAATTTCTTCGGTGACGTCTTTGTCGCCGATCCCCGCAGCTATTTCGACGCGGATGGCACGCTTCTTCACGAAGGGAACTATTCCAACGGCGACCTGAGCTTTGGTGGTTACGGCGCAACGACGCTCACCCACGAAATCGGTCATGCGATCGGCCTCAGTCACCCCGGCGCCTACAATGGTGCTGGCGCAACGACCTATCTCGACCAGGCCGAATATGCCCAGGATTCCGAGCAGTATTCGATTATGTCGTATTGGGGCGCATCGGAAACCGGTGCGCGCATCGTCAACTGGGGAACGTTCTTCTTCAGTAATCCGCAGACGCCGCTGCTACATGATGTCTACACCATCCAGCAGGTTTACGGCGCCGATCCGACCACCCGCGCCGACGATACCACCTACGGCTTCAACTCGACCGCAGATCGTGCGGTGTTCGACTTCACGCAGAACGAGCACCCCTATCTGACGATCTACGACGCCGGTGGCATCGACACGATCGACCTCTCGGGCTTCGAAGCGAGCGTTCTTATCGACCTGCGCGACGGGCAGTTCTCGTCGGCCGGCCAGGGGAATATCACCACGGCCGATCAGGCAGAGGCTCTGCAATCGCTGAATGACGCGATCGAGGTGGCTTACGGCCTAGTGGATTACTACGCGCCTGCCGATCAAGCGACGATCGACAGCGTGACAAGCCGCTATATGGGCTTGAACGCCCGCGACATCGCCGCCGATACCGGTCATGCTGGCGTCGAGGCCATGCAGTACCAGAACATCTCGATCGCCTATGGCACCGAAATCGAGAATGCTGTCGGCACCGACTATCGCGACGTCATCATCACCAACGAGCAGGACAACGTCCTGACCGGAAACGGCGGTGCCGATGTGTTCGTCTTCGCTTCCGACGAGCGGCTGTTCGACGACAGCTTCACGAATGGCGGGACCGACATCATCACCGACTTCGAAGAGGGCGTCGATACTGTCGACCTGTCGGGCCTCGGTATCACCGAAGCCTCGACCCTGACCGCTATCGACAATCGCCTGGAAATCGACATCGACAGCGATGGCGTGATCGATCAGACGATCATCTTCGAAAACCTCGATGCGATCCCGGTTGGCGATATCCTGTTCGGCTGA
- a CDS encoding SDR family NAD(P)-dependent oxidoreductase: MDVGKPIHRAAVFGASGGIGRALAEALVKQDAEIWAGCRSGDPGIAGAHSFAFDLDDETSIAEAADAMSDAPPDLVIVASGVLTLDDGTGPERSYLSLDPNAMERVFLLNTIGPAIIAKHMLPLFDRKERCVFAALSARVGSISDNRLGGWHSYRASKAALNMLLRNFAIELGRTHKQAVVTGLHPGTVDTQLSEPFQSNLPDGQLTAPDEAAANLLEVISKLGPSDSGKIFDYAGEVIPA, translated from the coding sequence ATGGACGTAGGAAAGCCAATTCACAGAGCCGCCGTGTTCGGAGCCAGCGGCGGCATCGGGCGCGCGCTTGCGGAGGCGCTGGTGAAGCAGGACGCGGAGATCTGGGCAGGGTGTCGTTCGGGCGATCCCGGCATTGCCGGGGCGCACTCCTTTGCCTTCGATTTGGACGACGAAACCAGCATCGCCGAGGCGGCGGACGCCATGAGCGACGCACCGCCCGACCTCGTCATCGTCGCCAGCGGGGTACTGACCCTCGATGACGGCACCGGGCCCGAGCGAAGCTACCTCTCGCTCGATCCCAATGCGATGGAGCGAGTTTTCCTGCTCAACACTATCGGCCCGGCAATTATCGCAAAGCACATGCTGCCGCTGTTCGACCGGAAGGAACGCTGCGTGTTCGCGGCGCTATCGGCCCGCGTGGGCTCGATTTCCGACAATCGTCTCGGCGGTTGGCATAGCTATCGCGCCAGCAAGGCGGCGCTCAACATGCTGCTGAGAAACTTCGCGATCGAACTGGGTCGCACCCACAAGCAGGCCGTGGTCACCGGCCTCCATCCGGGCACGGTCGACACGCAACTATCCGAGCCGTTTCAATCGAACCTGCCCGATGGCCAGCTCACTGCGCCGGATGAAGCTGCTGCAAACCTGCTCGAAGTCATCTCCAAGCTCGGGCCTTCGGACAGCGGCAAGATTTTCGACTACGCTGGCGAGGTGATCCCGGCATAG
- a CDS encoding succinate dehydrogenase iron-sulfur subunit, with amino-acid sequence MATFTLPKNSKITGKGRAHSADGGSRIRKFKIYRYDPDTGENPRYDTFELDLDDCGPMVLDALFKIKNEIDPTLTFRRSCREGICGSCSMNLNGKNGLACTTAIEDLKGEIRITPLPSMDVIKDLVPDFTHFYAQYASIRPWLQTVSTTPSGKERLQSPEQREQLDGLYECILCACCSTACPSYWWNSDKFLGPAILLQAYRWLADSRDEMTGERLDQLEDPFRLYRCHTIMNCANVCPKGLSPAKAIAETKKMIAERAI; translated from the coding sequence ATGGCGACCTTCACCCTTCCCAAGAATTCGAAGATCACCGGCAAAGGCCGCGCCCATAGTGCTGACGGCGGTTCTCGCATCCGCAAGTTCAAGATCTACCGCTACGATCCCGACACCGGCGAAAACCCGCGCTACGATACCTTCGAGCTCGACCTCGACGATTGCGGGCCTATGGTTCTTGACGCGCTGTTCAAGATCAAGAACGAGATCGATCCGACGCTGACCTTCCGTCGCTCCTGCCGCGAAGGCATCTGCGGCTCGTGCTCGATGAACCTCAATGGCAAGAACGGCCTCGCCTGCACCACGGCGATCGAGGATCTCAAGGGCGAAATCCGCATCACCCCGCTGCCGAGCATGGACGTGATCAAGGACCTGGTGCCCGATTTCACGCATTTCTACGCGCAATATGCCAGCATCCGCCCCTGGCTGCAGACCGTTTCGACCACGCCGAGCGGCAAGGAACGTCTCCAGTCGCCCGAGCAGCGTGAGCAGCTCGACGGGCTTTACGAGTGCATCCTGTGCGCCTGCTGCTCGACCGCCTGCCCCAGCTATTGGTGGAACAGCGACAAGTTCCTCGGCCCCGCGATCCTGTTGCAGGCCTATCGCTGGCTGGCCGACAGCCGCGACGAGATGACCGGCGAGCGGCTCGACCAGTTGGAAGACCCCTTCCGCCTCTATCGCTGCCACACGATCATGAACTGCGCGAACGTGTGTCCTAAGGGCCTCTCGCCCGCCAAGGCGATCGCCGAAACCAAGAAGATGATCGCCGAACGCGCGATCTGA
- a CDS encoding PaaI family thioesterase, which yields MLPDEVFDHGPDPDNPGWRHWNLKDQSLFNGAVMGKMITRVDDDGKARLRMFPERRHENLQGIVHGAVTLSLIDISLFTTMHTIGSGNAGPSVTVELSTQFVGGGQPDRPLDAVCEIVRETGSMVFVRGTVEQEDHTVASFSGIVKKMHRRPTPQ from the coding sequence GTGCTTCCGGACGAGGTCTTCGATCACGGGCCGGACCCGGACAACCCGGGCTGGCGGCACTGGAACCTGAAGGACCAGTCGCTGTTCAACGGCGCGGTGATGGGCAAGATGATCACGCGCGTCGACGATGACGGCAAGGCACGGCTGCGCATGTTCCCGGAACGACGGCACGAGAACCTGCAGGGCATCGTGCACGGCGCAGTCACCTTGTCGCTGATCGACATCAGCCTGTTCACGACCATGCACACGATCGGCAGCGGCAACGCCGGCCCTTCGGTGACGGTCGAGCTCTCCACCCAGTTCGTCGGCGGCGGGCAGCCCGACCGCCCGCTCGATGCGGTGTGCGAGATCGTGCGCGAGACCGGCAGCATGGTATTCGTGCGCGGTACCGTCGAGCAGGAGGATCACACCGTCGCCAGCTTCTCCGGCATCGTGAAGAAGATGCACCGCCGCCCGACGCCGCAATGA
- the zapE gene encoding cell division protein ZapE, protein MSGMLARYERLVAAGELRSDPDQRRAAERLDRLQRELQAETPGGILSQLFRPKKTRPQGVYMWGGVGRGKSMLMDLFVETLEIEQKRRAHFHEFMLEVDRRMRERRETDPGDPTGKVARDIAQDVRCLAFDEMVVTNTADAAIMSRLFTALICDEGLAVVTTSNRPPRDLYKDGLNRSLFLPFIDLVEAEFDVLPLNGPTDYRLDRLGDIDTWHSPLGDEATAQVREAFFRLTDYKPEDAEHVPSGTLDLGGGRTLHVPKSLKGVAVFSFKRLCGENRGAADYLAIAHAYHSVIVVGIPAMSPDNQNEAIRFTKLIDALYENNVKLFATAAAEPEDLYTAGEGSFEFERTVSRLKEMQSAEYMARGHGLAD, encoded by the coding sequence ATGAGCGGCATGCTCGCCCGCTACGAGCGGCTCGTGGCCGCCGGCGAGCTGCGCTCGGACCCGGACCAGCGCCGCGCTGCCGAACGGCTCGATCGCCTTCAGCGCGAATTGCAGGCGGAAACGCCCGGCGGCATCCTCTCGCAGCTCTTCCGGCCCAAGAAAACGCGGCCGCAGGGCGTCTACATGTGGGGCGGCGTCGGGCGCGGCAAATCTATGCTGATGGACCTGTTCGTCGAGACGCTGGAGATCGAGCAGAAGCGCCGCGCCCATTTCCACGAATTCATGCTCGAGGTCGACCGCCGCATGCGCGAGCGGCGCGAGACCGATCCGGGCGATCCGACGGGCAAAGTCGCCCGCGACATCGCGCAGGACGTCCGCTGTCTCGCCTTCGACGAGATGGTGGTCACCAACACGGCCGATGCCGCGATCATGAGCCGCCTGTTCACCGCGCTGATCTGCGACGAGGGGCTTGCCGTGGTCACCACCAGCAACCGCCCTCCCCGCGACCTCTACAAGGACGGCCTCAACCGCTCGCTCTTCCTGCCCTTCATCGACTTGGTCGAGGCGGAGTTCGATGTACTGCCGCTCAACGGTCCGACCGACTACCGGCTCGACCGGCTCGGCGATATCGACACCTGGCATTCGCCGCTCGGCGACGAGGCGACCGCGCAAGTGCGCGAAGCATTCTTCCGCCTCACCGATTACAAACCGGAGGATGCCGAGCACGTGCCGTCGGGTACGCTCGACCTCGGCGGCGGGCGGACGTTGCATGTGCCGAAGAGCCTAAAGGGCGTGGCCGTATTCAGCTTCAAGCGGCTGTGCGGCGAAAACCGCGGCGCCGCCGACTATCTCGCGATCGCCCATGCCTACCACAGCGTGATCGTGGTCGGCATCCCGGCCATGTCGCCTGACAACCAGAACGAGGCGATCCGCTTCACCAAGTTGATCGACGCGCTGTACGAGAACAACGTCAAGCTGTTCGCCACCGCTGCCGCCGAGCCGGAGGACCTCTACACCGCCGGCGAAGGATCGTTCGAGTTCGAGCGCACGGTCAGCCGCCTCAAGGAAATGCAAAGCGCCGAATACATGGCGCGCGGCCACGGTCTCGCCGACTGA
- a CDS encoding XrtA/PEP-CTERM system amidotransferase, whose protein sequence is MCGIAGIFHYETVKPVDPKRVETMTNALAHRGPDGAGVWTAPGVGLGHRRLSIIDLAGSPQPMHSADGRAVIVFNGEIYNYRRLRRELEQGGAQFRTDGDTETILAAWQKWGPRCLERLDGMFAFALYDCATRQLFLARDRLGVKPLYIAELPGGALAFASELKGLLANPLLRRTIDPLAIEDFMTWGYVPDHRAILRGVRKLPAGHYELLEHGRTPASPVQWWDVSFAERSRGSQQDHSAELLHLMREGVTSRMVADVPLGAFLSGGVDSSSVVALMSEASAQPVTSCSIGFDVAGVDETAHARKVAELFRTDHHERIVSADQFDEIDRIAAIFDEPFADASALPTLRVCELAREHVTVALSGDGADEALAGYRRQLFHAREEQARAVLPQFLREPVFGALGSIWPKADWAPRPLRAKATLLSLAQNGEAGYARALAILAPEQRAAIYGEGMIRDRGDYRAEQPFETLMRGAPTRSGLDRAQYADLKFWLPGDILTKTDRTSMAVGLEAREPLLDHRFIEFAARLPHRQRIRGTMGKWLMKHTMERYLHDDILYRPKQGFVTPIADWFRGPLADAARSVASSELLVGSGWFARKPLAELAEAHIAGRSDNSRVLWQLLVLERSLRHLKPSG, encoded by the coding sequence ATGTGCGGGATCGCGGGTATTTTCCATTACGAGACGGTGAAGCCGGTCGATCCCAAACGGGTCGAGACGATGACGAATGCGCTCGCGCATCGTGGCCCGGACGGTGCAGGCGTCTGGACGGCGCCGGGCGTGGGCCTCGGTCATCGGCGGCTCTCGATCATCGATCTGGCCGGTTCGCCCCAGCCCATGCATTCGGCGGACGGGCGCGCGGTCATCGTCTTCAACGGCGAGATCTACAATTACCGCCGGCTGCGCCGCGAGCTGGAGCAGGGCGGGGCGCAATTCCGCACCGATGGCGACACCGAGACGATCCTCGCCGCGTGGCAGAAATGGGGGCCGCGGTGCCTCGAACGGCTCGACGGCATGTTCGCCTTCGCGCTCTACGATTGCGCGACCCGGCAGCTGTTCCTCGCACGCGACCGGCTCGGGGTGAAGCCGCTCTACATTGCGGAGCTGCCCGGAGGCGCGCTGGCCTTTGCGAGTGAATTGAAGGGCCTGCTGGCCAATCCGCTGCTCAGGCGGACGATTGACCCGCTGGCGATCGAGGATTTCATGACCTGGGGCTATGTGCCGGATCACCGCGCGATCCTGCGCGGAGTTCGCAAGCTTCCGGCGGGGCACTATGAATTGCTGGAGCACGGTCGCACCCCGGCTTCGCCGGTGCAGTGGTGGGACGTGAGCTTCGCCGAGCGGTCGAGGGGTTCGCAGCAGGATCACTCCGCCGAGCTGCTCCACCTGATGCGCGAAGGAGTGACCAGCCGGATGGTCGCCGACGTGCCGCTGGGCGCGTTCCTCTCGGGCGGGGTGGACAGCTCGTCCGTCGTTGCGCTGATGAGCGAGGCAAGCGCGCAGCCGGTGACGAGCTGCTCCATCGGGTTCGACGTAGCGGGCGTGGACGAGACGGCGCATGCCCGGAAGGTAGCGGAGCTATTCCGCACCGATCATCACGAGCGCATCGTGTCGGCCGACCAGTTCGACGAGATCGATCGCATCGCTGCCATATTCGACGAGCCGTTTGCCGATGCGAGCGCCTTGCCGACGCTGCGGGTATGCGAACTGGCGCGCGAGCACGTGACGGTGGCGCTGTCGGGCGATGGCGCTGACGAAGCGCTGGCAGGATACCGCCGCCAGCTCTTTCACGCGCGCGAAGAACAAGCTCGCGCAGTCCTGCCGCAATTCCTACGCGAGCCGGTGTTCGGCGCACTTGGAAGCATCTGGCCAAAGGCCGACTGGGCGCCACGTCCGCTGAGAGCCAAGGCGACACTGCTGTCGCTCGCCCAGAACGGCGAGGCCGGTTACGCACGCGCGCTCGCCATCCTCGCCCCCGAGCAGAGAGCAGCCATCTACGGCGAGGGGATGATCCGTGACCGCGGAGATTATCGCGCGGAGCAGCCTTTCGAGACACTGATGCGCGGAGCTCCGACGCGCAGTGGGCTGGACAGGGCGCAATATGCCGATCTCAAGTTCTGGTTGCCTGGCGACATCCTTACCAAGACCGACCGTACGAGCATGGCCGTCGGCCTCGAGGCGCGCGAGCCCTTGCTCGACCACCGCTTCATCGAATTTGCCGCGCGCCTGCCACACCGCCAGCGCATTCGCGGCACGATGGGCAAGTGGCTGATGAAGCACACGATGGAACGCTATCTGCACGACGACATCCTCTATCGGCCGAAGCAGGGTTTCGTCACACCCATCGCCGATTGGTTTCGCGGGCCGTTGGCGGATGCCGCGCGCTCCGTGGCGTCGAGCGAACTGCTGGTCGGGAGTGGATGGTTTGCCCGCAAGCCGCTCGCCGAATTGGCGGAAGCGCACATCGCGGGCCGGTCCGACAACAGCCGGGTGCTGTGGCAATTGCTGGTTCTGGAACGCTCGCTGCGCCACCTCAAGCCCAGCGGCTGA
- the xrtA gene encoding exosortase A, producing the protein MVWLLLFVVTFEEWAQMAHQWWNIDTYSHILLIPAIIAWLVWIKRDELAAVVPEGWWPALAWFVGGFSVWLGGRALDINLFAHAGAVMTFQGAAIALLGLRASLILVLPIAYSCFLVPFGDEIIPQLQAITARLATWLTEASGVAMISDGIYIDTPAGLFIVAEACSGVKFLIAMVTLGTLVAFTCFESWTRRAWLMLACVVVPIIANGIRAWATIFIAQYVGAEAAGSFDHIVYGWFFFGIVIAIVIGVAWRWFERDPEDAGWSLAEIDAMPSVASLERKSISATFIVAIMLAVAIAFAAAAHLG; encoded by the coding sequence TTGGTTTGGCTGCTTCTGTTCGTCGTGACCTTCGAGGAATGGGCGCAAATGGCCCACCAGTGGTGGAATATCGACACCTACAGCCACATCCTCCTGATCCCGGCGATCATCGCCTGGCTGGTCTGGATCAAGCGTGACGAGCTTGCTGCGGTAGTTCCAGAAGGCTGGTGGCCGGCGCTCGCATGGTTCGTGGGCGGGTTTTCGGTGTGGCTCGGCGGCCGCGCGCTGGATATCAACCTCTTCGCACACGCTGGTGCGGTGATGACCTTTCAGGGCGCTGCCATCGCGCTGCTGGGCTTGCGAGCGAGCCTGATCCTCGTTCTGCCTATCGCCTACTCATGCTTCCTCGTCCCTTTCGGCGACGAGATCATTCCGCAGTTGCAGGCCATCACTGCACGTCTCGCGACATGGCTCACGGAAGCGAGCGGCGTCGCCATGATATCCGACGGCATCTATATCGACACGCCCGCCGGTCTCTTCATCGTGGCGGAAGCCTGTTCGGGCGTGAAGTTCCTCATCGCGATGGTTACGTTAGGCACGCTCGTCGCCTTCACCTGCTTCGAAAGCTGGACTCGCCGTGCATGGCTCATGCTCGCCTGCGTCGTCGTGCCGATCATCGCCAACGGGATCCGTGCCTGGGCGACGATCTTCATCGCGCAGTATGTGGGCGCGGAGGCTGCCGGGAGCTTCGATCATATCGTCTACGGCTGGTTCTTCTTCGGCATCGTCATCGCGATCGTCATTGGCGTCGCCTGGCGCTGGTTCGAGCGTGACCCAGAGGATGCCGGCTGGTCGTTGGCCGAGATCGATGCGATGCCGTCCGTGGCGTCGCTGGAGCGAAAGAGCATTTCAGCGACCTTCATCGTCGCCATCATGCTCGCCGTCGCAATCGCCTTTGCCGCTGCCGCGCACCTCGGCTAG
- a CDS encoding TIGR03087 family PEP-CTERM/XrtA system glycosyltransferase yields the protein MGDILFLAHRVPFPPDRGDKIRSHHLLKGLARLGPVHVGAFAETETDLAQKGELAAIAKTHALIERSKPLPLAGIQAVLANKPVSLAAFEHEAMRRYVHKTLGNHRVDTIFVFSGQMGQYIPDSFHGHVVVDLCDVDSAKFAAYAEAGQRKWLNGREARLLAREEARLAHRADRLMLISSAEANLLSANLDNLSGTDIRPLGNGIDAEFFDPVGVTGHEELVKAEDPQIVFTGQMDYAPNIAAAEWMIEGVMPRLRTRFSRARFHIVGRAPTAALKARHGEAGTRVWGEVPDVRPFLKATDIVAAPLMIARGVQNKVLEAMAMARPVLLTPGAANGIDAESDVHFAVVKPEPDLWVERIERLVTDMAAARGMGAAARRFVVDNMSWESVYAQLPQILAPGKAGRDAA from the coding sequence ATGGGCGACATTCTTTTTCTCGCGCACCGCGTCCCATTCCCGCCCGATCGCGGCGACAAGATCCGTTCGCACCACCTCCTCAAGGGGCTTGCGCGCCTTGGGCCGGTCCATGTCGGAGCTTTCGCTGAAACCGAGACCGATCTGGCGCAAAAGGGTGAACTGGCCGCAATCGCCAAGACCCATGCCCTGATCGAGCGCAGCAAACCGCTGCCGCTTGCTGGAATCCAGGCCGTGCTCGCCAACAAGCCGGTGAGCCTTGCGGCGTTCGAGCATGAGGCCATGCGGCGCTACGTCCACAAGACGCTCGGCAACCACCGTGTCGACACGATATTCGTCTTCTCGGGGCAGATGGGGCAATACATTCCCGACAGCTTTCATGGTCACGTCGTGGTCGATCTGTGCGATGTCGATAGCGCCAAGTTCGCAGCCTACGCGGAGGCGGGTCAGCGAAAGTGGCTCAACGGTCGCGAGGCGCGGCTGCTGGCGCGCGAAGAGGCGCGCCTCGCGCACCGAGCCGACCGCCTGATGCTGATCAGCAGCGCCGAGGCAAACCTGCTCTCGGCCAATCTCGACAATCTATCGGGAACGGACATTCGCCCGCTCGGCAACGGGATCGATGCCGAGTTTTTCGATCCGGTTGGCGTGACCGGGCATGAGGAACTGGTCAAGGCCGAGGACCCGCAGATCGTTTTCACCGGACAGATGGACTACGCGCCGAATATCGCGGCGGCCGAGTGGATGATCGAGGGGGTCATGCCGCGACTGCGCACCCGCTTTTCCCGTGCTCGCTTCCACATCGTCGGCCGTGCACCCACCGCTGCGCTGAAAGCCCGCCATGGTGAAGCGGGGACGCGCGTATGGGGCGAGGTTCCCGATGTCCGCCCGTTCCTGAAAGCTACCGATATCGTCGCGGCACCGCTGATGATCGCTCGCGGTGTGCAGAACAAGGTGCTCGAAGCCATGGCGATGGCGCGGCCTGTGCTGCTGACGCCGGGCGCGGCCAACGGCATCGATGCGGAAAGCGATGTCCATTTTGCTGTCGTCAAGCCAGAGCCCGATCTGTGGGTCGAGCGAATCGAGCGGCTTGTAACTGATATGGCGGCGGCACGCGGCATGGGAGCGGCGGCGCGCCGGTTTGTGGTCGATAACATGAGCTGGGAAAGCGTCTATGCGCAGCTCCCTCAGATCCTCGCCCCGGGAAAGGCCGGTCGGGATGCCGCCTGA